In Kitasatospora sp. NA04385, a single genomic region encodes these proteins:
- a CDS encoding response regulator transcription factor: MPALTSGSARVLRHRAHPQDALHTEIDNPLDLLAGHQLLPDAARSVPEPACSCHHPLCPTGAAHRPVATRVFLVERHPVVSAGLRSVLAGAADLAVVGSSADPAHAVRSVHRSRPDLVLLGRSASLDRDLAAIAALRRPDGAPDARVLLLRRAETTTEASRVLMAGGSGCFPLDLPPERIVDAVRLVAAGGTLFLPAPVPVRPQAVAPVELPLDQTGLTDREREVLAQLALGLSNAEIGRRLALAEATVKKHLTQAMRKTGQSDRLRAALYAVRHGLAG, encoded by the coding sequence GTGCCCGCGCTGACCAGCGGCTCCGCCCGGGTGCTGCGCCACCGCGCGCACCCGCAGGACGCCCTGCACACCGAGATCGACAACCCGCTGGACCTGCTGGCGGGCCACCAGCTGCTGCCCGACGCGGCCCGCAGCGTCCCCGAGCCGGCCTGCTCCTGCCACCACCCGCTGTGCCCGACCGGCGCCGCGCACCGGCCGGTCGCCACCCGGGTGTTCCTGGTCGAGCGGCACCCGGTGGTCAGCGCCGGGCTGCGCAGCGTGCTGGCCGGTGCCGCCGACCTGGCGGTGGTCGGCTCCTCGGCCGACCCGGCGCACGCCGTCCGCTCGGTGCACCGCAGCCGGCCGGACCTGGTGCTGCTGGGCCGGAGCGCGAGCCTGGACCGCGACCTGGCGGCGATCGCCGCGCTGCGCCGCCCGGACGGGGCGCCGGACGCCCGGGTGCTGCTGCTGCGCCGGGCCGAGACCACCACCGAGGCCAGCCGGGTCCTGATGGCGGGCGGCAGCGGGTGCTTCCCGCTCGACCTGCCGCCGGAGCGGATCGTGGACGCGGTGCGGCTGGTCGCGGCCGGCGGCACGCTGTTCCTGCCCGCCCCGGTGCCGGTCCGCCCGCAGGCCGTCGCCCCGGTCGAACTGCCGCTGGACCAGACCGGGTTGACCGACCGGGAGCGCGAGGTGCTGGCGCAGCTGGCGCTCGGCCTGAGCAACGCGGAGATCGGCCGGCGGCTGGCGCTGGCCGAGGCCACCGTCAAGAAGCACCTCACCCAGGCGATGCGCAAGACCGGCCAGTCCGACCGCCTGCGCGCCGCGCTGTACGCCGTCCGGCACGGCCTGGCCGGCTGA
- a CDS encoding ABC transporter permease has translation MTRFLLRRLLLAVPTLLGVSAVVFATVALVPGDPVTAFLGPGAPAEARAALAERIGLDRPLPVRYLDWLGHALTGDLGTSTSTQRPVADLLLPALGQTLTLTGAAFALVLAGGVALGTLGALRPRGWSGRLTGAASTLAVSAPQYSVALLLTAVFAVHWRLLPASGTHDAFGAGGGTDLLRHLVLPATAAALVPLGLTAKVHRAALSTVLSSDLADGLRARGLGRATVLRHCAHNASPALLTIGGLQLAYLLEGVVFVETLFAWPGLGRLLYDALTARDLPLVQGGVLLVATAFVGVNLLVDAAHAAIDPRVRS, from the coding sequence GTGACCCGCTTCCTGCTGCGCCGACTGCTGCTCGCCGTGCCCACCCTGCTGGGCGTGAGCGCCGTCGTGTTCGCCACCGTCGCACTCGTCCCCGGCGACCCGGTCACCGCGTTCCTCGGCCCCGGCGCACCCGCCGAAGCCCGAGCGGCCCTCGCCGAACGCATCGGCCTCGACCGGCCGCTGCCCGTGCGCTACCTCGACTGGCTCGGCCACGCCCTCACCGGCGACCTCGGCACCTCCACCTCCACCCAGCGCCCCGTCGCCGACCTGCTGCTGCCCGCCCTCGGCCAGACCCTCACCCTCACCGGCGCCGCCTTCGCCCTCGTCCTGGCCGGCGGCGTCGCCCTCGGCACCCTCGGCGCGCTGCGCCCGCGCGGCTGGAGCGGACGCCTCACCGGCGCCGCGAGCACCCTCGCCGTCTCCGCGCCCCAGTACTCGGTCGCCCTGCTGCTCACCGCCGTCTTCGCCGTCCACTGGCGCCTGCTCCCCGCGAGCGGCACCCACGACGCCTTCGGCGCCGGCGGCGGCACCGACCTGCTGCGCCACCTCGTGCTGCCCGCCACCGCCGCCGCGCTCGTCCCGCTCGGCCTCACCGCCAAGGTCCACCGCGCCGCGCTCTCCACCGTCCTCTCCTCCGACCTCGCCGACGGCCTGCGCGCCCGCGGCCTCGGCCGCGCCACCGTCCTGCGGCACTGCGCCCACAACGCCTCGCCCGCGCTGCTCACCATCGGCGGCCTGCAACTCGCCTACCTGCTGGAGGGCGTGGTCTTCGTGGAGACCCTGTTCGCCTGGCCCGGCCTCGGCCGCCTGCTCTACGACGCGCTCACCGCCCGCGACCTGCCGCTCGTCCAGGGCGGCGTGCTGCTCGTCGCCACCGCATTCGTCGGCGTCAACCTGCTCGTCGACGCCGCCCACGCCGCCATCGACCCCAGGGTGCGGAGCTGA